One region of Sphingomonas abietis genomic DNA includes:
- a CDS encoding L,D-transpeptidase family protein → MTSWRVEDGVLHGGRWSVPCTIGRNGLCDAADKREGDGCTPRGIWPIRAALLRPDHGLVPPSGLPWRWLRPQDGWSDDPRDPAYNRPVRHPHPFSAEAMWRSDGLYDVVIVLGHNDHPPVPGDGSAIFFHMRGDAPTEGCVAIADADMRAILSRLAVGDSLAIR, encoded by the coding sequence GTGACATCCTGGCGCGTCGAGGATGGCGTGCTCCATGGCGGACGATGGTCCGTCCCCTGTACGATCGGGCGGAACGGGCTGTGCGATGCGGCCGACAAGCGGGAGGGCGACGGCTGCACGCCGCGCGGCATCTGGCCGATCCGCGCCGCATTGCTGCGTCCCGATCATGGTCTCGTGCCGCCGTCCGGCCTGCCCTGGCGCTGGCTGCGACCGCAGGACGGCTGGTCCGACGATCCGCGCGACCCCGCCTATAATCGGCCCGTCCGCCATCCGCATCCCTTCTCGGCCGAAGCGATGTGGCGCAGCGACGGCCTCTACGATGTGGTGATCGTGCTCGGCCATAACGACCATCCGCCAGTGCCCGGCGACGGCAGCGCGATCTTCTTCCACATGCGCGGCGACGCGCCGACCGAAGGCTGTGTCGCGATCGCCGATGCGGACATGCGTGCCATCCTTTCCCGCCTCGCCGTCGGCGATAGCCTCGCGATTCGCTAG
- a CDS encoding UbiH/UbiF/VisC/COQ6 family ubiquinone biosynthesis hydroxylase produces MSDTLRSDVIILGAGLVGCALAVALARGGVTSTLVDPAPAQAIRDTHADGRASAVSSSSWRMMEAIGVTDHFARYANPIDRIEVGEQGARGLLAFQPDLANDGPLGQMVENRYLRIGLREAAEAADGVTVLMASRAADVERDAAGVRVVLEDGRTLRAALLVGAEGRRSPTRDAAGITVARWDYHHVAIVGMLDHTVDHRNVAHELFYTAGPFALLPMQGGHRSALVWTVSDTDAPAMLSLSPRAFVAEAQKRMGGMLGELTLAAPLASYPLGFHHTTRITAERLALVGDAGHGIHPIAGQGLNLGFRDAAALAEVLIDGARLGLDPGDAQLLARYERWRGLDTFLVAAATDSLTRLFGLPGRPASRIRRFGIGLVERIPPLKDFFMAEARGESGAMPKLLTGQPI; encoded by the coding sequence ATGAGCGATACCCTGCGCAGCGATGTGATCATTCTCGGTGCCGGCCTGGTCGGCTGTGCCCTGGCCGTGGCGCTGGCGAGGGGCGGCGTGACCAGCACGCTGGTCGATCCCGCGCCCGCCCAGGCGATTCGCGATACCCATGCCGATGGCCGCGCCTCGGCGGTGTCGTCCTCGTCGTGGCGGATGATGGAGGCGATCGGCGTCACCGATCATTTCGCCCGCTACGCCAATCCGATCGACCGCATCGAGGTCGGCGAACAGGGCGCGCGCGGCCTGCTCGCCTTCCAGCCCGATCTGGCGAATGACGGGCCGCTCGGCCAGATGGTCGAGAATCGCTATCTCCGGATCGGGCTGCGCGAGGCGGCGGAGGCGGCGGACGGCGTCACCGTGCTGATGGCGAGCCGCGCCGCCGATGTGGAGCGCGATGCCGCCGGCGTGCGGGTGGTGCTGGAGGATGGCCGGACCTTGCGCGCCGCGCTGCTGGTCGGCGCCGAGGGTCGCCGCTCGCCGACCCGCGATGCCGCCGGGATCACGGTGGCACGCTGGGACTATCACCATGTCGCCATCGTCGGGATGCTCGATCACACCGTCGATCACCGCAATGTCGCGCACGAGCTGTTCTACACCGCCGGCCCGTTCGCGCTGCTGCCGATGCAGGGCGGCCATCGCTCGGCCTTGGTGTGGACGGTGTCCGATACGGACGCGCCGGCGATGCTCTCGCTGTCGCCGCGCGCCTTCGTGGCCGAGGCGCAGAAGCGGATGGGCGGGATGCTCGGCGAGCTGACGCTGGCCGCGCCGCTGGCGAGCTATCCACTCGGCTTCCACCACACCACCCGGATCACCGCCGAGCGGCTGGCGCTGGTCGGCGATGCCGGCCATGGCATCCACCCGATCGCCGGGCAGGGCCTCAATCTCGGCTTCCGCGATGCCGCAGCGCTGGCCGAGGTGCTGATCGACGGCGCCCGGCTCGGGCTCGATCCGGGCGATGCCCAGCTGCTCGCGCGCTACGAGCGCTGGCGCGGGCTGGACACCTTCCTGGTGGCGGCGGCGACCGACAGCCTCACCCGCCTGTTTGGCCTGCCTGGCCGGCCGGCGAGCCGCATCCGCCGCTTCGGCATCGGCCTGGTCGAGCGCATCCCGCCGCTCAAGGATTTCTTCATGGCCGAGGCGCGGGGCGAAAGCGGCGCGATGCCCAAGCTGCTGACCGGGCAGCCGATCTAA
- a CDS encoding LON peptidase substrate-binding domain-containing protein: MARLSIFPLAGALLFPRALLPLHIFEPRYRAMISDAMARDRRIGMIQPRDETAKKPALFEVGCVGRIAEFEALEDGRYNLVLEGLTRFRLVSELDVTTAFRQIEADVSDFVRDGDDPDPLGIALRADLEREARRYADAKGYAIDWEAVERLDDEGLVNGVAQVAPFDIATKQALLEAPDMATRADLVVQFLRFFRHDDSDEDDDGATLQ, from the coding sequence GTGGCGCGCCTCTCGATCTTTCCGCTCGCCGGCGCGCTGCTCTTCCCGCGGGCGCTGCTGCCGCTCCACATTTTCGAGCCGCGCTATCGGGCGATGATCTCCGACGCGATGGCGCGCGATCGGCGCATCGGCATGATCCAGCCGCGCGACGAAACGGCCAAGAAGCCGGCGCTGTTCGAGGTCGGCTGCGTCGGCCGCATCGCCGAGTTCGAGGCGCTGGAGGATGGCCGCTACAATCTGGTGCTGGAAGGGCTGACCCGCTTCCGGCTGGTGAGCGAGCTCGACGTCACCACCGCCTTCCGCCAGATCGAGGCGGACGTCAGCGATTTCGTCCGCGATGGTGACGATCCCGATCCGCTCGGCATCGCGCTGCGCGCCGATCTGGAGCGCGAGGCGCGGCGCTACGCCGATGCCAAGGGCTATGCGATCGACTGGGAGGCGGTGGAGCGGCTCGACGACGAGGGGCTGGTCAACGGCGTCGCCCAGGTCGCGCCGTTCGACATCGCCACCAAACAGGCGCTGCTGGAAGCCCCCGACATGGCGACCCGTGCCGATCTGGTCGTCCAGTTCCTGCGCTTCTTCCGCCATGACGACAGCGACGAGGACGATGACGGGGCGACCCTGCAATGA
- a CDS encoding NADPH-dependent FMN reductase — MSSTPFIVGIGGTTSPGSSTEQALQLALAAAEAEGARVQLFGGAAIAELPHYAFGAVEGSEGGRALVEAIRKADGLIIASPGYHGSISGLVKNAVDFIEETAKDARVYLDGLPVGLIVTAYGWQATGSTLATMRSIVHALRGWPTPLGAAIKSSSGLFQNGQCTDPGSASQLELVGKQVVEFARLRTRLPSATATGPREEG; from the coding sequence GTGAGCAGCACGCCTTTCATCGTCGGCATCGGCGGCACGACCTCGCCGGGATCGTCGACCGAGCAGGCGCTCCAGCTGGCGCTGGCGGCGGCCGAGGCGGAAGGCGCGCGGGTCCAACTGTTCGGCGGCGCCGCGATCGCCGAACTGCCGCATTATGCCTTTGGCGCGGTGGAGGGCTCGGAAGGCGGACGCGCGCTGGTCGAGGCGATCCGCAAGGCGGACGGGCTGATCATCGCCAGCCCCGGCTATCACGGATCGATCTCGGGCCTGGTCAAGAATGCGGTCGACTTCATCGAGGAGACGGCGAAGGACGCGCGCGTCTATCTCGACGGGCTGCCGGTCGGGCTGATCGTCACCGCTTATGGCTGGCAGGCGACCGGATCGACGCTGGCGACGATGCGCTCGATCGTCCACGCGCTGCGCGGCTGGCCGACGCCGCTCGGCGCCGCGATCAAATCCTCGAGCGGCCTGTTCCAGAACGGGCAATGCACCGATCCGGGTTCCGCCAGCCAGCTCGAGCTGGTCGGCAAGCAGGTCGTCGAGTTCGCGCGCCTGCGCACGCGGCTGCCGTCTGCGACCGCGACCGGGCCGCGCGAAGAGGGCTGA
- a CDS encoding LolA family protein yields MRFPLAAVALAAPVLLAAAPAPSPDLAAVQASLKGVQTMTADFTQTDARGQVLTGTLQLKKPGKIRFQYQKGVPLLVVGDGHALTMIDYSVKQVSRWPIGSTPLALLIDPDKDVTRYARIAPSGSPDTVLLAGQDAKHREYGSITVAFQRSASAPGGLSLEGWTVLDAQNNRTTVRLTNPRFNVPIDDSAFRWTDPRPAGRH; encoded by the coding sequence ATGCGTTTTCCGCTCGCCGCCGTCGCCCTGGCGGCGCCTGTCCTGCTCGCCGCCGCGCCGGCCCCGTCGCCCGATCTCGCCGCCGTGCAGGCGTCGCTGAAGGGCGTGCAGACGATGACCGCCGATTTCACCCAGACCGACGCTCGCGGCCAGGTGCTGACCGGCACCCTCCAGCTCAAGAAGCCGGGCAAGATCCGGTTCCAATATCAGAAGGGCGTGCCGCTGCTCGTCGTCGGCGATGGCCATGCCCTCACCATGATCGACTATTCGGTGAAGCAGGTGTCGCGCTGGCCGATCGGCAGCACGCCGCTCGCGCTGCTGATCGATCCCGACAAGGACGTCACGCGCTATGCCAGGATCGCCCCGAGCGGCAGCCCGGATACCGTCCTGCTGGCGGGGCAGGACGCCAAGCATCGCGAATATGGCAGCATCACCGTCGCCTTCCAGCGATCCGCCAGTGCGCCGGGGGGGCTGTCGCTCGAAGGCTGGACCGTCCTCGACGCCCAGAACAACCGCACGACGGTGCGGCTCACCAACCCGCGCTTCAACGTGCCGATCGACGATTCCGCCTTCCGCTGGACCGATCCGCGCCCGGCCGGCCGCCATTGA
- a CDS encoding Trm112 family protein, which translates to MSGAGGIDPDLLAILVCPMTRTPLRQKGEELISDEAGLAYPIRQGVPVLLVEAARRISA; encoded by the coding sequence ATGAGCGGGGCAGGGGGAATCGACCCGGATTTGCTGGCGATACTGGTCTGCCCGATGACGCGCACGCCGCTGCGCCAGAAGGGCGAGGAGCTGATCTCCGACGAGGCCGGCCTGGCCTATCCGATCCGCCAGGGCGTGCCGGTGCTGCTGGTGGAAGCGGCGCGACGGATCAGCGCATGA
- a CDS encoding tetratricopeptide repeat protein, whose amino-acid sequence MSAADREAVEVFRRDVVDPSMTQLVVVDFWAEWCGPCKQLGPVIEKVCSDYAPKGVKLVKIDVDKDKFIAAQFQIRSIPTVYAIFQGQPVADLTSARTESQLTRMLDQLLTQLPVQAGDVDPQAADIEQFVAMGEELLEAGDAERALSVFAQVAEIAPDHVAGAAGHARALLALGHVDEAEALIAALPEDKAADPAFAQVKAALALSKQAVPVDDLAALKAAVDADPANLDTRYALAGGLMAVGDRDGAADQLLASIAQDKAHNEGEARERLLTLFAAVGLEDSWVSAQRRRLSAILFG is encoded by the coding sequence ATGAGCGCAGCCGATCGCGAGGCGGTGGAGGTGTTCCGGCGCGATGTCGTCGATCCCTCGATGACCCAGCTGGTCGTCGTCGATTTCTGGGCGGAATGGTGCGGCCCCTGCAAGCAGCTCGGCCCGGTGATCGAGAAGGTCTGCTCCGATTATGCGCCCAAGGGCGTGAAGCTGGTGAAGATCGATGTCGACAAGGACAAGTTCATCGCCGCCCAGTTCCAGATCCGCTCGATCCCCACGGTCTATGCGATCTTCCAGGGCCAGCCGGTCGCCGACCTGACCAGCGCGCGCACCGAATCGCAGCTCACCCGGATGCTCGACCAGTTGCTGACCCAGCTGCCGGTGCAGGCCGGCGACGTCGATCCGCAGGCGGCCGACATCGAGCAGTTCGTGGCGATGGGTGAAGAACTGCTGGAGGCCGGCGATGCCGAGCGCGCGCTCTCCGTCTTCGCGCAGGTCGCCGAGATCGCACCCGATCATGTCGCCGGTGCCGCCGGCCATGCCCGCGCGCTGCTGGCGCTCGGCCATGTCGACGAGGCCGAGGCGCTGATCGCAGCGCTGCCCGAGGACAAGGCGGCGGACCCGGCCTTCGCGCAGGTGAAGGCGGCGCTGGCGCTGTCGAAGCAGGCGGTGCCGGTCGACGATCTGGCCGCGCTCAAGGCGGCGGTCGATGCCGATCCGGCGAATCTCGACACGCGCTACGCGCTGGCCGGCGGGCTGATGGCGGTGGGCGATCGCGATGGCGCGGCCGACCAGCTGCTCGCCTCGATTGCGCAGGACAAGGCGCATAATGAGGGGGAGGCCCGCGAGCGCCTGCTGACCCTGTTCGCCGCCGTCGGCCTCGAAGATTCGTGGGTGAGCGCGCAGCGGCGGCGGCTCTCCGCCATCCTGTTCGGCTGA
- a CDS encoding FtsK/SpoIIIE family DNA translocase yields the protein MAGSVAVRAAPWREKVVRVLARSSGVIAGVALVAVALLLAVALASYHRSDSAINTVSGGLTLNWIGPIGAWAADALLMLFGPIAVAWIPIVMVPGIRLVRGRDSGHWGKAGLLTLLALVVAGTALALFHEGASLQLPAGWGGAFGIAGAAAIDAGIGLIPASGFATPLRYALELVGVVLGLWLWIKAIGLEADERAWLIRTGRSTAKPVARAARPRAPRRDAPAIDDRDAFDDDDDFADMPPAAASEPRAPSRPIIADRQAAPKKPEGKQRQTSLDLRDEYVLPSIDLLSPVPPGSGQAIDKAALERNARLLETVLDDFHVKGRITQVRPGPVVTMYELEPESGIKASRVIALADDVARNMSALSARIATIPGRTVIGIELPNAKREPVVFSEMVACSQFEDGTAQLPIILGKNIAGDPVVADLAPMPHLLVAGTTGSGKSVGLNCMIMSLLYRLTPKQCRMIMIDPKMLELSIYDDIPHLLSPVVTEPAKAVRALKWAVEQMEERYRMMSSVGVRSLASFNEKVKVAKSKGQRLGRRVQTGYDADSGHPLYEEEQLDYEVLPQIVVIVDELADLMMTAGKEVEFLIQRLAQKARAAGIHLIMATQRPSVDVITGVIKANLPTRISFSVTSKIDSRTILGEQGAEQLLGKGDMLYMPGGKQIARVHGPFVSDEEVRAVADHWRSQGTPDYISSVTEEPEDGGFALDGQPADDDSPDAALYRKAVQVVAESQKASTSYVQRQLRIGYNSAARLIERMEKEGKVGAPDHVGRREVLIDRDGQPV from the coding sequence ATGGCAGGCAGTGTGGCAGTGCGGGCGGCGCCCTGGCGCGAGAAGGTCGTGCGGGTGCTCGCGCGCTCCAGCGGCGTGATCGCGGGCGTCGCGCTGGTGGCCGTGGCGCTGCTGCTGGCGGTCGCACTGGCGAGCTATCACCGCAGCGATTCGGCGATCAACACCGTATCCGGCGGCCTGACCCTGAACTGGATCGGGCCGATCGGCGCATGGGCCGCCGACGCGCTGCTGATGCTGTTCGGGCCGATCGCGGTGGCATGGATCCCGATCGTGATGGTGCCTGGCATCCGGCTGGTGCGCGGCCGCGATTCGGGTCACTGGGGCAAGGCGGGGCTGCTCACCCTGCTGGCGCTGGTCGTCGCCGGCACCGCGCTCGCGCTGTTCCACGAAGGGGCCAGCCTGCAATTGCCGGCCGGCTGGGGCGGTGCGTTCGGCATCGCCGGCGCCGCCGCGATCGACGCCGGCATCGGCCTGATTCCCGCATCCGGTTTCGCGACCCCACTGCGCTATGCGCTGGAGCTGGTCGGCGTGGTGCTCGGCCTCTGGCTGTGGATCAAGGCGATCGGCCTCGAGGCCGACGAGCGCGCCTGGCTGATCCGCACCGGCCGATCGACCGCCAAGCCGGTCGCCCGTGCCGCTCGTCCCCGCGCGCCACGGCGCGACGCTCCGGCGATCGACGATCGGGATGCGTTCGACGACGATGACGATTTCGCGGACATGCCGCCGGCGGCCGCATCCGAGCCGCGCGCGCCATCGCGCCCGATCATCGCCGATCGCCAGGCCGCGCCGAAGAAGCCGGAAGGCAAGCAGCGCCAGACCTCGCTCGATCTGCGCGACGAATATGTGCTGCCCTCGATCGATCTGCTCTCCCCGGTGCCGCCGGGCAGCGGGCAGGCGATCGACAAGGCCGCGCTGGAACGCAATGCCCGCCTGCTCGAGACCGTGCTCGACGATTTCCACGTCAAGGGTCGCATCACCCAGGTCCGCCCCGGCCCGGTCGTCACCATGTACGAGCTGGAGCCCGAATCGGGGATCAAGGCGAGCCGGGTGATCGCGCTGGCCGACGACGTCGCCCGCAATATGTCGGCGCTGTCGGCACGCATCGCCACCATCCCCGGCCGCACCGTGATCGGCATCGAGCTGCCCAACGCCAAGCGCGAGCCGGTGGTCTTCTCCGAGATGGTCGCCTGTTCGCAGTTCGAGGACGGCACCGCGCAGCTGCCGATCATCCTCGGCAAGAACATCGCCGGCGATCCGGTGGTCGCCGATCTCGCGCCGATGCCGCACCTGCTCGTCGCCGGCACCACCGGATCGGGCAAGTCGGTCGGCCTCAACTGCATGATCATGTCGCTGCTCTACCGGCTGACCCCCAAGCAGTGCCGGATGATCATGATCGATCCCAAGATGCTCGAACTCAGCATCTACGACGACATCCCCCATCTGCTCTCGCCGGTCGTCACCGAGCCGGCCAAGGCGGTGCGCGCGCTCAAATGGGCGGTCGAGCAGATGGAGGAGCGCTATCGCATGATGTCGTCGGTCGGCGTGCGCAGTCTCGCCTCGTTCAACGAGAAGGTGAAGGTCGCCAAGTCGAAGGGCCAGCGCCTCGGCCGCCGCGTGCAGACCGGCTACGATGCCGATTCGGGCCATCCGCTCTACGAGGAGGAGCAGCTCGATTACGAGGTGCTGCCGCAGATCGTGGTGATCGTCGACGAGCTCGCCGATCTGATGATGACCGCCGGCAAGGAGGTCGAGTTCCTGATCCAGCGGCTCGCGCAGAAGGCGCGCGCCGCCGGCATCCATCTGATCATGGCGACGCAGCGCCCCTCGGTCGACGTCATCACCGGCGTGATCAAGGCGAACCTGCCGACCCGGATCAGCTTCTCGGTCACCAGCAAGATCGATTCGCGCACCATCCTGGGCGAGCAGGGCGCCGAGCAGCTGCTCGGCAAGGGCGACATGCTCTACATGCCCGGCGGCAAGCAGATCGCGCGCGTCCACGGCCCGTTCGTGTCCGACGAGGAGGTGCGGGCGGTCGCCGACCACTGGCGTTCGCAGGGTACGCCCGATTATATTTCGTCCGTCACCGAGGAGCCGGAGGATGGCGGCTTCGCGCTCGACGGCCAGCCCGCCGACGACGATTCGCCCGACGCCGCGCTCTATCGCAAGGCCGTGCAGGTCGTCGCCGAATCGCAGAAGGCCTCGACCAGCTACGTCCAGCGCCAGCTCCGCATCGGCTACAACAGCGCCGCGCGGCTGATCGAGCGGATGGAGAAGGAGGGCAAGGTCGGCGCGCCCGATCATGTCGGCCGCCGCGAGGTGCTGATCGATCGCGACGGGCAGCCGGTGTGA
- a CDS encoding alpha/beta fold hydrolase — MHDADLIGPTSHIFLSQRLRLHYVDWGNPGAPLLVLLHGGQDHSRSWDGVARALRRDWHVVAPDLRGHGDSEWSSDGSYNFAAYLYDFAQFVQQLSSIPVTIVAHSLGAGIALRYTGLFPEKVRKLVAIEGIGAMPPVFAKRATRPVAEKWRDWIDERRQVSGHAPRRYATLDDAVARMRAANASLSEAQIIHLTHHAVTRNEDGSWSWKFDPYVRHPAPVDIRDEDRQALWTRIDCPVLLPWGTRSWAGNPFAIAGTALIRDARAPSFDAGHWLHHDQFDAFMAALTDFL, encoded by the coding sequence ATGCACGACGCGGATCTGATCGGCCCGACATCCCATATCTTCCTGTCCCAGCGGTTGCGGCTCCATTATGTCGATTGGGGCAATCCCGGCGCGCCGCTGCTGGTGCTGCTCCATGGCGGGCAGGATCATAGCCGCAGCTGGGATGGGGTGGCACGGGCGCTGCGGCGCGATTGGCATGTCGTGGCGCCCGATCTGCGCGGCCATGGCGACAGCGAATGGTCGAGCGACGGCAGCTATAATTTCGCCGCCTATCTCTACGATTTCGCGCAGTTCGTGCAGCAGCTCTCCAGCATCCCGGTGACGATCGTGGCGCATTCGCTCGGCGCCGGGATCGCGCTGCGCTACACCGGGCTGTTCCCCGAAAAGGTCCGCAAGCTGGTGGCGATCGAGGGCATCGGGGCGATGCCGCCTGTCTTCGCGAAGCGGGCCACCCGCCCCGTGGCCGAGAAATGGCGGGACTGGATCGACGAGCGCCGGCAGGTCAGCGGCCATGCTCCCAGGCGCTATGCGACGCTGGACGATGCCGTGGCCCGGATGCGCGCGGCCAATGCCAGCCTGAGCGAGGCGCAGATCATCCACCTCACCCACCATGCCGTCACCCGCAACGAGGATGGCAGCTGGAGCTGGAAGTTCGATCCCTATGTCCGTCATCCCGCGCCGGTCGACATCCGCGACGAGGATCGCCAGGCGCTGTGGACGCGGATCGATTGCCCGGTGTTGCTGCCCTGGGGGACGCGGAGCTGGGCCGGCAATCCCTTCGCCATCGCCGGCACCGCGCTGATCCGGGATGCGCGCGCGCCGAGTTTCGATGCCGGCCATTGGCTGCATCATGATCAATTCGATGCCTTCATGGCCGCGTTGACCGATTTCCTCTGA
- the ribA gene encoding GTP cyclohydrolase II: protein MSAAAREVARGIDALRRGWPIVIGEGDARVTLLAIETSDTGRLATFAPDGRHDVLLSGERAATLTLVNQLPAADARAGVRIAQVPWLDLDTATALADPAQDLSSPLKGPFRTLPIANPALTTAALKLARLAGLLPAFFLRDGATARDVPTIAAADIDDYDSPSHLRIASRAKLPVAALDDTEIIAFRSAEEAVEHVALVIGEPNGHPPLVRLHSECLTGDVFGSLKCDCGPQLDGALRRIAGEGWGILLYLRQEGRGIGLINKLRAYALQDQGFDTVDANLRLGFAIDARDFGVAARMLALIGQPRIRLLTNNPAKVAGLEAAGIEVIERVAHKIDPNPHNAHYLDVKRDKTGHAL from the coding sequence GTGAGCGCCGCGGCTCGCGAGGTCGCGCGCGGGATCGACGCCTTGCGCCGCGGTTGGCCGATCGTGATCGGCGAGGGCGACGCGCGCGTGACCCTGCTCGCGATCGAGACCAGCGATACCGGGCGGCTCGCCACCTTCGCTCCCGATGGCCGGCATGACGTGCTGCTCTCCGGCGAGCGCGCGGCGACGCTGACGCTGGTCAACCAGCTGCCGGCGGCCGATGCCCGTGCCGGCGTCCGCATTGCGCAGGTGCCATGGCTCGACCTCGATACCGCGACCGCGCTGGCCGATCCGGCGCAGGATCTGTCGTCGCCGCTCAAGGGGCCGTTCCGCACCCTGCCGATCGCCAATCCGGCGCTGACCACCGCGGCGCTCAAGCTGGCACGGCTGGCCGGGCTGCTGCCCGCCTTCTTCCTTCGCGACGGCGCGACCGCGCGCGACGTGCCGACCATCGCGGCAGCCGATATCGACGATTACGATTCGCCGTCGCACCTGCGGATCGCCTCGCGCGCGAAGCTTCCGGTGGCGGCGCTCGACGACACCGAGATCATTGCGTTTCGTTCCGCCGAAGAGGCGGTGGAGCATGTCGCGCTGGTGATCGGCGAGCCCAATGGCCATCCGCCGCTGGTCCGCCTGCACAGCGAGTGCCTGACCGGCGACGTGTTCGGATCGCTGAAGTGCGATTGCGGCCCGCAGCTCGATGGCGCGCTCCGCCGGATCGCGGGCGAGGGATGGGGTATCCTGCTCTATCTGCGACAGGAGGGGCGGGGCATCGGCCTGATCAACAAGCTGCGCGCCTACGCCTTGCAGGATCAGGGCTTCGACACCGTCGACGCCAATCTGCGTCTCGGCTTTGCGATCGATGCGCGCGATTTCGGCGTCGCCGCACGGATGCTCGCGCTGATCGGGCAACCCCGCATCCGGCTGCTCACCAATAACCCCGCCAAGGTCGCCGGACTGGAAGCGGCCGGGATCGAGGTGATCGAGCGGGTCGCCCACAAGATCGATCCCAATCCGCACAATGCCCATTATCTCGACGTGAAGCGGGACAAGACCGGGCACGCGCTGTGA
- a CDS encoding SDR family NAD(P)-dependent oxidoreductase, whose product MTTFDSRTTADEVLDGLDLSGHHILLTGCASGIGLETMRALAARGAHVVGTARDEGRAAGACAKVAGRTTPIACDQDDFASVAKAAAHIRTLGLRFDAIIANAGIMAPPEPKPKYGVEQQLRVNHLAHMLLVTRIADLLKDGSGRLVMVSSSAAKRWAPPEGVDFGNLDGQAGYKPFPFYGQSKLANTGFAWTMAERLAARGITANAIHPGVIASTDLPRSLPGWMQLLLPVARLFGKSIPQGAATQCYAAVHPDMAGVTGQFYADCRPAQTHARASDPAFRAKLWTVSEEIIARHAPAA is encoded by the coding sequence ATGACGACCTTCGACAGCCGGACGACCGCCGACGAGGTGCTCGACGGGCTCGACCTGTCCGGCCACCATATTCTGCTGACCGGCTGCGCGTCGGGCATCGGGCTGGAGACGATGCGGGCGCTCGCCGCCCGTGGCGCCCATGTCGTCGGCACCGCGCGAGACGAAGGTCGCGCGGCGGGCGCCTGCGCCAAGGTTGCCGGACGGACCACGCCGATCGCCTGCGATCAGGACGACTTCGCGTCGGTCGCCAAGGCCGCCGCGCATATCCGCACGCTCGGCCTGCGCTTCGATGCGATCATCGCCAATGCCGGCATCATGGCGCCGCCCGAGCCCAAGCCGAAATATGGCGTGGAGCAGCAGCTGCGGGTGAATCACCTGGCGCATATGCTGCTCGTCACCCGGATCGCCGATCTGCTGAAGGACGGCAGCGGCCGGCTGGTGATGGTGTCGAGCAGCGCGGCGAAACGCTGGGCGCCGCCCGAGGGCGTGGATTTCGGCAACCTGGACGGACAGGCCGGCTATAAGCCCTTTCCCTTCTACGGCCAGTCCAAGCTCGCCAACACCGGCTTCGCCTGGACGATGGCGGAACGGCTCGCCGCGCGCGGCATAACCGCCAATGCGATTCACCCCGGCGTGATCGCCAGCACCGATCTGCCGCGATCGCTGCCGGGCTGGATGCAATTGCTGCTGCCCGTCGCGCGGCTGTTCGGCAAATCGATCCCGCAGGGTGCTGCGACCCAATGCTATGCGGCGGTGCATCCCGACATGGCCGGCGTCACCGGCCAGTTCTACGCGGACTGCCGGCCGGCGCAGACCCACGCGCGCGCCAGCGATCCGGCATTTCGGGCGAAGCTCTGGACGGTATCGGAGGAGATCATCGCGCGCCACGCGCCGGCCGCCTGA
- a CDS encoding exodeoxyribonuclease III, which translates to MTTTKIASWNINSVRARIEIVERFLRDEQPDILCLQETKVEDGTFPHAPFERLGYTHRLLAGQRMHHGVAILSRIPLGEHGRHDWQDNGEARHVGARLPNGVRLENVYVPAGGDIPDPALNPKFGQKLAFVERMTRWSEDLREPTVIVGDFNIAPLECDVWSHKQLLDVVSHTPIEVEALARLQAAHGWVDLGRHFVPAPQRLFTWWSYRAKDRLASDRGRRLDHMWASPDIAKTATAHRVVEDCRDWLKPSDHVPLVTEFDW; encoded by the coding sequence ATGACGACCACCAAGATCGCCTCCTGGAACATCAACTCCGTCCGCGCCCGGATCGAGATCGTCGAGCGCTTCCTGCGCGACGAACAGCCGGACATCCTCTGCCTGCAGGAAACCAAGGTCGAGGACGGCACCTTTCCGCACGCGCCGTTCGAAAGGCTGGGCTATACCCATCGCCTGCTCGCCGGCCAGCGCATGCATCACGGCGTTGCCATCCTGAGCAGGATCCCGCTGGGCGAACATGGCCGCCATGATTGGCAGGATAATGGCGAGGCCCGCCACGTCGGCGCGCGCCTTCCCAACGGCGTGCGGCTCGAAAATGTCTATGTCCCGGCGGGTGGCGACATCCCCGATCCGGCGCTCAACCCCAAATTCGGCCAGAAGCTCGCCTTCGTCGAGCGGATGACCCGCTGGTCCGAGGATCTGCGCGAGCCCACCGTGATCGTCGGCGATTTCAACATCGCTCCGCTCGAATGCGATGTGTGGAGCCACAAGCAGCTGCTCGACGTGGTCAGCCATACCCCGATCGAGGTCGAGGCGCTCGCCCGGCTCCAGGCCGCGCATGGCTGGGTCGATCTCGGCCGCCATTTCGTGCCGGCGCCGCAACGGCTGTTCACCTGGTGGAGCTACCGCGCCAAGGATCGCCTCGCCTCCGATCGCGGGCGGCGGCTCGATCATATGTGGGCGAGCCCGGACATCGCCAAGACCGCGACCGCGCATCGCGTGGTGGAGGATTGCCGCGACTGGCTCAAACCCTCCGACCATGTGCCGCTGGTCACCGAGTTCGACTGGTGA